One Rhinolophus sinicus isolate RSC01 linkage group LG06, ASM3656204v1, whole genome shotgun sequence DNA window includes the following coding sequences:
- the PRPF19 gene encoding pre-mRNA-processing factor 19: MSLICSISNEVPEHPCVSPVSNHVYERRLIEKYIAENGTDPINNQPLSEEQLIDIKVAHPIRPKPPSATSIPAILKALQDEWDAVMLHSFTLRQQLQTTRQELSHALYQHDAACRVIARLTKEVTAAREALATLKPQAGLIVPQAVPSSQPSVVGAGEPMDLGELVGMTPEIIQKLQDKATVLTTERKKRGKTVPEELVKPEELSRYRQVASHVGLHSASIPGILALDLCPSDTNKILTGGADKNVVVFDKSSEQILATLKGHTKKVTSVVFHPSQELVFSASPDATIRIWSVPNASCVQVVRAHESAVTGLSLHATGDYLLSSSDDQYWAFSDIQTGRVLTKVTDETSGCSLTCAQFHPDGLIFGTGTMDSQIKIWDLKERTNVANFPGHSGPITSIAFSENGYYLATAADDSSVKLWDLRKLKNFKTLQLDNNFEVKSLIFDQSGTYLALGGTDVQIYICKQWTEILHFTEHSGLTTGVAFGHHAKFIASTGMDRSLKFYSL, from the exons ATGTCCCTGATCTGCTCTA TCTCCAATGAAGTGCCAGAGCACCCATGTGTGTCCCCTGTGTCTAATCATGTCTACGAGCGGCGGCTCATTGAGAAGTATATTGCAGAGAATGGCACCGACCCCATCAACAACCAGCCTCTGTCCGAGGAGCAGCTCATCGACATCAAAG TTGCTCACCCAATCCGGCCCAAGCCTCCTTCAGCCACCAGCATTCCGGCCATTCTGAAGGCCTTACAGGATGAGTGG GATGCAGTCATGCTACACAGCTTCACTCTGCGCCAGCAGCTGCAGACCACCCGCCAAGAGCTGTCCCATGCGCTGTACCAGCACGACGCTGCCTGCCGTGTCATTGCCCGTCTCACCAAGGAAGTCACTGCTGCCCGAGAAG CTCTGGCTACCCTGAAGCCGCAGGCTGGTCTCATCGTGCCCCAGGCTGTGCCAAGCTCACAGCCAAGTGTTGTG GGTGCAGGCGAGCCAATGGATTTGGGCGAGCTGGTGGGAATGACCCCCGAGATTATCCAGAAG CTTCAAGACAAGGCCACAGTGCTGACCACGGAGCGTAAGAAG agaGGGAAGACTGTGCCTGAGGAGCTGGTAAAGCCAGAAGAGCTCAGCAGATACCGGCAGGTGGCCTCTCACGTG GGTCTGCACAGCGCCAGCATTCCCGGCATCCTCGCCCTGGACCTCTGCCCCTCCGACACCAACAAGATCCTCACTG GTGGGGCGGATAAAAATGTCGTCGTCTTCGACAAGAGCTCTGAGCAAATCCTGGCCACCCTCAAGGGCCATACCAAGAAAGTCACCAGTGTGGTGTTTCACCCTTCCCAG GAGCTGGTGTTTTCTGCCTCCCCAGATGCCACCATCAGGATTTGGTCGGTCCCAAATGCCTCTTGTGTACAGGTTGTTCGGGCCCATGAGAGTGCTGTGACAGGCCTCAGCCTCCACGCCACTGGTGACTATCTCCTGAGCTCCTCTGATGACCAG TACTGGGCCTTCTCTGACATCCAGACAGGGCGTGTGCTCACCAAGGTGACAGATGAGACTTCTGGCTGCT ctcTCACCTGTGCACAGTTCCACCCCGATGGACTCATTTTTGGAACAGGAACCATGGACTCTCAGATCAAGATCTGGGACTTGAAG GAGCGCACCAACGTGGCCAACTTCCCTGGCCACTCAGGCCCCATCACCAGCATCGCCTTCTCCGAGAATGGCTACTACCTGGCAACCGCGGCCGACGACTCCTCCGTCAAGCTCTGGGACCTGCGGAAGCTGAAGAACTTCAAGACGTTGCAGCTGGATAACAACTTTGAG GTGAAGTCGCTGATCTTTGACCAGAGCGGTACCTACCTGGCCCTTGGGGGTACCGATGTCCAGATCTACATCTGCAAACAGTGGACGGAGATTCTTCACTTTACAG AGCACAGCGGCCTGACCACAGGGGTGGCCTTCGGGCACCATGCCAAGTTCATTGCTTCCACAGGCATGGACAGGAGCCTCAAGTTCTACAGCCTGTAG